The nucleotide window CTCGATCTTGTCGCCGCGCACGAGCACCGCCCAGCCGTCGTGCGGCGCATCGGCGACGGCGTCCCAGACACGGTCGGGCACGAGCAGCGTCGGCGGACCAACCGGCGCGGCGGGACGGCCGCCGCGGCCCTGCGCGGCGAGCACGGCGGGAACGGCCAGAAGCGGGATGATGAAACGAGTATACATATTATTTAATTAGTTTGTTGGTATATCAGAATGCTCATCGACGACCGGCAGCCCGGCACGTTGCCAGGCCCGGAAGCCGCCCGTCACGTTGGCGACCTGCGTAAAACCTTTCGCCTGAAGCACACTCGCCGCAATCGCCGAGCGCGTGCCGCCCTGGCAATGCAGCGCGATCGGCGTGTCGCGCGGCACCTGGTCCAGCGACGCCGCCAGCTCGCCGAGATAATGATGCTCGGCCTGCGGCAAGTGTCCGGCATCCCATTCGGGCGTACCGCGAACGTCGACGACGAGCCGGTGGTGCGCCGCCGCAAGGCCAACGACGTCGATCTGTTCGACACGCTGCAATGGGCCGACCTCGCTCGCCCAGGCGTCGCGGACGTCTCGGCCCGCGACGGCGACGACGCGATCGTGCCCGACCTGCGCCAACATCGTGCGCGCGCGCCGCACGCGGTCATCGTCGTCGGCCAACAGCACGATGTCCCGATCGTACGACAGCAGTGATCCCGCCCACGTTGGAAAGGACGTCCCGACCGGAATGTTGAGCGTGCCCGGAATGTGGCCGGCGGCGAAGTCGGCGGTCGATCGCACGTCGACGATCGACGCGCCTTCGCCGATCGCGCGCCGCAACCCGGCGAGATCCATCGCCGGCAGCCGCTGCGACACATCCGCGGCGCGCGGTGGTCCGTCGCGATTCACCGCCTTCATGCGCGCGAAATAACCCGGCGCCTCGGGCTGGCCGGACAAGACCTCGCGGACGAACGCGTCCTCATCGCTCGTCTGAAAGGCCCAATTCGCCAGGCGCTCGTAGCCCATCGTCGTCGACGGAACGGCGCCGAGTGATTTACCGCATGCCGAGCCCGCGCCGTGGCCGGGCCAGAGCTGCAGGTAGTCGGGCAGATCGCGCGTTGATGCGATCGAATGAAAGAGCGACCGCGCGAGCACGTCCATCGTTCCGGTTTGATGTGCCGCGCGCTCGAGCAGATCCGGCCGCCCGACATCGCCGGCGAAAATGA belongs to Gemmatimonadaceae bacterium and includes:
- a CDS encoding rhodanese-like domain-containing protein, whose product is MLLERLYDDALAQASYLIGCQATGAAIVVDPNRDIPRYMVAASHAKLRIVMVTETHIHADFVSGARELASRTGAKLLLSSGGGDEWHYGFAATDHARLLRDGDTIDVGEVRLTVRHTPGHTPEHLCFVITDTAMSDRPVGMLTGDFIFAGDVGRPDLLERAAHQTGTMDVLARSLFHSIASTRDLPDYLQLWPGHGAGSACGKSLGAVPSTTMGYERLANWAFQTSDEDAFVREVLSGQPEAPGYFARMKAVNRDGPPRAADVSQRLPAMDLAGLRRAIGEGASIVDVRSTADFAAGHIPGTLNIPVGTSFPTWAGSLLSYDRDIVLLADDDDRVRRARTMLAQVGHDRVVAVAGRDVRDAWASEVGPLQRVEQIDVVGLAAAHHRLVVDVRGTPEWDAGHLPQAEHHYLGELAASLDQVPRDTPIALHCQGGTRSAIAASVLQAKGFTQVANVTGGFRAWQRAGLPVVDEHSDIPTN